DNA sequence from the Candidatus Brocadia sp. genome:
GGTCGTAATCTCTGATCCCCAGGGCAAAGTCTATGCTGTCACAGCAGTCAAGATATTTGCCTCTAAAACACAGACGTAATAAAAAACAAACAAAAAACAGAAGGCTTACCCTGCATCGAAAATTTATATATTGCACGCTTGTACTAATTTTATTTGTTTTGCCATTTTTTACAGGCAAAATTATATACGTTCGGTAGCGAAGTTATTCTGTAAAAGTCTTTCGTAATCCAAATCCCTTACCTGCAGCCGTAGCCAGTATTCTTTTCTTTTTGTAGATTAACATAATATTGCGTACATAGATAAAAAGCCCCGAACATTGTCCCATGATAAAAACAGGATCACGTCGATAAATTGCATACGTTAATAATATTGCACTTCCCGCCATGCTCAGATACCAGAACACCTCGGGGATGATACTTTCGCCGCGCTTTTCAGAAACAATCCATTGTACGAAAAACCTTGATCCAAACAAAAATTGTCCAATAAAACCCAGGATAATCCATGCGTTAATATGTGTTGCAAGATTAGTCATTATTTACCTCATAATTCAGTTTACGTTTTTTCATCCATCGTACGACCAGCAGATCTATAAATGCCCTGAATGCCCTGTTCGATATACCATACTTCGATTTTCCAAACTTCCTCGGATAGTGGTTTACCACAATTTCCGCAACCGTAAAACCTTCCATTTTAAACAGGGTTGGTAAAAACCGATGCATGCCATTATATAACTTGATTCGATTGAAACATTCCTTCCGATATGCCTTCAGGGAACACCCCGTATCTTTAATATCTTCCTGTGAAAGTTTGTTTCTGATAAAGTTCGCTACTTTGGAAGAGATGCGTTTGATCCACGGGTCGTTCCTCTTCTGTCTCCACCCGCATACCATATCATAAGTGTCGAGTTTTTCAAGCAATTTCGGAATATCCGCAGGGTCGTTCTGCATATCTGCATCCATGGAAACCACATATTTCCCTGCTGCATGTTTAAAGCCGGCGTCCATGGCTGCCGTTTGACCGGCATTCTTCTTGAAATGAATTGTACGGAAGTTTGTATGGCTAGCACACCACGCATTTAATTTCCCCGTACTACCATCAGTGCTGCCGTCATTCACAAAGATTACTTCATAGTTTTTACCCCGCATTTTATTGATGATAGAACGACCGAGAGGTTCAATGTTATCGACCTCGTTATATACGGGAATAACAATGGAAATATCCGGATTCACCGATTGTATTTTATAGTATTATCAAAAAAATTCATTACAAATCAATATTGTACACTTTTAATTTATTGTATAACGTTTTCAGAGATATACCAAGGGCTTCTGCGGCAAGGGTTTTATTCCACCGTTTTTCGTGTAGTACCTTAAGTATATACTTCTTCTCCACATCCGAAAGAGTTCCTTCTGTGCCCTCGATTGCGTTCCGGGAAGAGGATATTCCGCGAATATTTTCTGGTAAATCCTCAATGGCGATGTTCTCGCCTTCTGCCAGTACTACCAGACGTTCCATGGTGTTTTCTAATTCGCGCACGTTACCTGGCCAGGTGTATTGGGTCATTGCCGTTAATGCTTCGGGAAGTATTTTCTTTTTCGGCATATCCCGGCAAAAGTTTTCAAGAAAATAGTTGATTAAAAGGGGGATGTCTTCCCGCCTTTCTCTCAAGGAGGGAAGAGATAGAGTAATCACGTTTAACCTGAAATAGAGGTCTTCCCTGAATCTTCCATTTTTTACTTCTGTAGCCAGATTTTTATGGGTAGCAGCAATGATACGGGTATCTACAGTAATTGCTTTATTGTCACCAATGCGCCGGACCTCGCCTGATTGAACAACGCGAAGGAGCTTTGCCTGTGTGTTAACGGTGAGTTCTCCAATCTCGTCCAGAAACAGCGTACCTCCGTCTGCTGCTTCGAACAGTCCCATCCGTGATTCTGTGGCGCCGGTAAATGCCCCTTTCGTATGTCCAAAAAGTTCACTTTCTAATAAAGTTTCCTGCAAGGTGGCACAGTTAACAACCACGAATGGTTTATTTGCCCGTGTACTACGCAGATGGAGTGTCTGAGCAATGAGTTCCTTTCCTGTGCCACTTTCCCCCTGAATCAAAACAATGGAATCTGATGGAGCCACCTTGTCGATCATTTTATAAACAGCATTCATTGCGATGCTGTTTCCGATCATTACAGGGGTTTCCCGGACACTTTTTACCAATCTTCTGAGATGTGCATTCTCCCTGTTTAACTGTCTTTTTTCCAATGCTTTTTGCAATAATGCATCAAGTTCGCTCAAACGGCACTGTTTTGTGAGGTAATCGTACGCACCTAATTTTATAGCTTGAACGGCATTTTCAATAGAACCTTGCCCTGTCAAAACAATCACCTCTGTTGTAGACTCCATTTCCTTCACCTTTTTCAAGATCTCAATTCCGTTCATCATGGGCATATTCATGTCCAGTATAACCACGTCAAAATCACGCTCCTGCATATTCCTTAGAGTCTCTGGCCCGTTAGCACAGCAGGTCACGTTATATCCCATGCGGGTGAGTTCCTTTGCCATAATGTTCCGGAACGTGTCTTCATCGTCTGTAAATAGGATGTTAGGTCTTTTACTCATGATGTTCTTGTGTTCGAAATTGAATATAAAATTTTATATTACAATTACCGTCGGGGAATTTCAAAGGTTACCCCGCTTGTTCCCAAACTCTGTTTCATGGATATCTGCTTAACTGTCAGAAACTTTATCGATTGATTTCTCGAAACAGAGTTTCTTACCCATTGCGTTCCCAAACGGAGTTTGGGAACGAATTGCTATGTTGCTAAAGGCAATGTTATCGTAAAGCACGCACCCTTACCAGCCCCTTCACTAAAGGCTTCAATTCTTCCACTATGGACATCTATAATGCCATAACAGATAGCAAGCCCCAGTCCGGTACCCTTTCCGGTTGGTTTTGTGGTAAAGAAAGGGTCGAATATTTTATCAAGGTGTTCTGTCTCGATACCGGTACCAGAATCCTGGAAAACTATTTGTACAACGGTCTGTTTTTTACAGGTTGATACAGAGATGTCACCACCACCTTCAGTTGCATGCAGTGCATTAATAATTAAGTTGAGGAAGACCTGTTTTAACTGTTGCGGATCTCCAATTACAGAGCACGGTTCTTCGGAGAGATTGAGGTTGATGTTTTGACTCCTTGATTGGGACTGATACTGGACAACGGAAAGCGTATCATGAATAATACGATTTACCTCGACTTGCTCAAATTTTGGTTCTGTCTGCCTCGAAAAGTTAAGGAGATTCGAGATAATGGTTTTACACCGATAGGTTTCATCGCAGATAATCTTTAGATATTCAGTAAATATATCTGAATCTATTGTATTATACGGTAAAGACTGCTTTTCATCAGCAAGTTCTTTTAAGGGGATCAGGGGTCGGGGAACAGGGTTCGGGAGATGCGCTTCTGACCTCTGATCCCTGACCCCTGACCCCTGATCCCCATTTTGTGACTGGTTAAAGTTATGCTGGGCTAACCTGGGATGGTATTGTTCTTTGCGATCCAATATTATTTTAAGCCGTTCAATCAAGCCTTCGGCACAACTGGCTACAGAAGCTAGTGGATTATTAATCTCGTGGGCAAGCCCCGTAACGAGTGTGCCGATGCTTGCCAGTTTTTCGGATTGTATTAGTTTGCGTTGGGTGAGTTGTAATTTTTTATATGCTTCCCGAATTTCCTGAGTCCTTTCCTCTACTTTGAGTTCTAAGGTATAGCGGGCATCAATCAATTGTTTCGTCCTTATATTGATAATCCTTGCTGCCTTCATGACTATGAGGAAAAGGGCAAAAAATAAAACCCCCATTGCCGAACCTGTCATAACAAGCGCCTTCTCCCGTGCCTTTGCTATCTGCCTCTTTAATCCGGACATGTCCTGGTAAATCTCCAATACCCCTACCTGGTTTTTTTTGGATCCGTCCTTTTCCATTTCATAAAAGGGGTAATAACTTTCGAGTAAGGTTTCAACCACAGAGGAGCCTTTCGAATCAGTTGTACCTGCCAGCCTTAATGCAGATGCAGGTTTACCATGAATGGCAGAATCCAGTTTTTTATTTATGCCGCGATCGAGGGTGAACCCTATATGCTCCGGCACCGTACTGTAAATGATACGACCTTCCAGATCATATAAATACAGTTTCTTTACTTTTAACCCGTACAAATTCTCACGAACGGTCTTATCCAGCTGTTTAAGTTGTTTGTGGTTGTTTTCGAGATCGATTTCTTTTTCCTTCCGGAGGGTAGGGAAAAGAAAATCTTTATAGATCTCATAATTCAGATGAACGGTAAAGTATTGTGCGTATTCCTCACTTCGTTTGACTAATTCCTGGCTCTCCATACTTGGGAATATCCACCCCACCACCAGACTCAGGATTGCGGTGACTGCAAAGCTGGTGATAGTGTAGTACAATATCAAATTGAATTTTTCAGGGTGGAGAATTTTTTGGAATTTTGGCATTTTTAGCAAAAAATAAGTGAAAAATGGAAAATGGATCTCGCAATTTTCATTTTATACTTCAGGCTTGTTCTGGTCAGGAGTTGTAGAAATTATATGTCAGATACAAAACGTAACATATAATCATAGGTAAATGAAGCTTGGTTGTCAAATGTTGTTTAAACGTGGGTATTCATATCAGACTTGTAGAAGCGATAGGTATTTTTACCATGTTCCTTGGATAGGTACATAGCTATGTCAGCGTTTTTGACCAGGCTTTCCGTCTCCTCTGCATCCAGGGGATAAAGGCTAATACCTATGCTGGTGGTGATGTTGACTTCATGGCCTTCGAACTGAAAGGGTTGGTATAATGCATCAAGAAATTTCTGTGCAACAGTAGCAGCGTCCTCTACATGGACAAGATCATAAAGGATGACCGTAAATTCATCGCCGCCAGTACGGGCAACCGTATCACTCTCACGGACACATCGTATCAATCGTTCGGCAACAGCCCTGAGCAGTAAGTCGCCTACGTGGTGTCCCAGCGTGTCATTGATGGTTTTGAAGTTGTCCAGGTCAAGAACCATAACTGCCGCCATACTTTTATTTCGCTTTGCATGGACCACGGCCACTTGAAGTCGGTCTTTCAATAGATTGCGATTGGGCAAGCTGGTGAGGGTATCATGGTAAGCCATGTAAGTAATAAGAGCCTCCGACCGCTTACGTGCGATTGCGCTTCCTATGATCTCTGACATGATACGGAGCAGGGTTATATCTTCTTCATGCCATGGACCGGCTGTTACGACGTTGTCAAAACCAAGAAATCCAGCCAGGTCTGCATCAGCATATACGGGCAAGACCAACAGCGATTTGATACCCTGCTTTTCCAGGAATGCCTTATCAAAATCGCGCTCAGGCGGCATTTTCGAGACGTCGGGGATGTGAATTACATTACCAGCACGCAGGTTCTCCATGAACCAGGGAAACATTGAAGTGGGAAGATCCTGGAGATTCTGGATTTCGGGTGTGACCCCCTCATCGCACCACTCATGGGTGTTATCCATGATTTTCCCGTTATCGCGAAATTGAAAAAGATAGGCTCTCCCCGCTTTGCTTAATCGGCCTGCATCGGCCAGAGATTTATAAATAGTATTATTAAAATCTGAAAGAATAACAAACCTTGTGGATATACTGGCAATCGTCTTTTCAAGAAGTATTCTACGCTTGAGAGCATCCTCAATCCATTTTCGCTCAGTGATGTCTGTAAGAGAAACAACTACCCTTGCCCATGTTTGTTCAAACCCAGGTGATATGGACAATCTCAAAACCATGCAGTTCTTTGAGCCCATAAGCGTGCGGGTGAAAACTTCTGCCTCAAACGAAGTTTTACCTTCCGCAAGAGCGATAACTGCCTGCTTGTACACATCGAATAATTCTTTGTCGAAAGACTGAGATAAGCCACGAAGAATCTGTTTTTTATTTTTTGCTTTGTACATATTCAACGTAGCCTTATTTACATCAATAATCTTTACCTTTGCAGCACATGTATGAATTACTTCTGAATGATTATCAAAATATGTCCTGAAATCTGTGATTCCCGATTCTCGTAGACTATCAATGCAGGTTTTAACCTCTGACAAATCTTCTTCACAAAGAGAAACTGGAGAATTCTCAAAGAGGTCGCGGTATCGAGCCTCACTTGCATACAGTGCATCTTCTATCATTTTGCGTTCGGCGATTTTTACTTGTAGTTCTTCATTTGCCTTTACTAACTCCTTTGTTCGTTCCTCGATGCGCTTTTCCAAAGATTCGTTAAGCGCCTTCAGTTCTTCCTCTATTCGCTTGCGTTTAGTGATGTCGATCATAAATCCGCGTAAAATCTTTGGTCCAGCCTCATCACGGACGACATTGACTATGTCACGCAACCATACGATTTGCCCATCTGCCGTGAGTGTCCTGTATTCAAATTCATAGTTTTCATGCAGCATGCTCATCTCTGCACAATAATTGACTGCCCATTTGCGGTCTTCCGGGTGGATATGCTCGGCCCAGAAATTGGCTGTATACCAGGTTTCCGGCGCATAGCCAAGGATCTCTATAGCCTGGGGGCCTATATAAGTGAATTTCCATGTCCTGGCGTCTGCTTCCCAGGGGATTAGCCGTACCTTTTCTGCCAGTTTCCCGAATCGCTCTTCGCTCTCCCGAAGTGCTTCGTCCGCCATCTTGTGCTCAATGATTTTCTTTCTCAAGGCTTCATTGGATTGTGCCATAGCGGTGGTGCGTTCCCTGAGCTGCATTTCTAACTTTTCCTGCGCATGATGCAGAGCCTCTTCCGCCTGTTTTTGCTTGATGAACTGACCGATCTGGCTACCGATGGTGGTCAGGATCATGAGCAGGTCCTCGTCCATCTGTTGTATCTCGCGGCTCAGGAACACGAAGACGCCAAGTACTTCGTTTCCAGCCATAATTGGGAAACCCAGAGCCCCACGCAATCCCTCTTTGGCAGCGATTGCCGCACGATGGAAATTTACATCGTTGACAACATCTGTGATCCAGACAGGTTTCCGGCTGGCGTAAACACTTCCGGGTAATCCACTACCAGGCGAAAGGACGATCTGCCGTCTCAGTGTCTCAAATGCTGAAACCTTCACTGACGGCTTATGCCAGACTTCAATGAAACGCAGTTTATCTGTTTTGTTGTCCATGGTCCAAAACTCACCAAGGGTCCAATCCAGACTTTCGCATATTGTTTGGAGGATTTTTGGAATAGCTTCAAGAAGAGTAGTGGATTCAGCCAATATACGCATTGTGGCATGCACTCCACAACATCGTTCAAACCGTTTGAGCAATTCAACCCTCTCTACACTCTCCCTCACTGCCGCAGGAAGAAGGTGTAGATGTTTCTTATGGATAATATTGCTCAGACCAGACTTCATACCTTCCGCATCAATCTCCTTTCGTTCCGTATGAGTAACCATTATCACTGGTATGTAAGGAAACCGTTCCTTGATACTCTTGAGAATCCACAACCCATCAGTCCAGCTAAGACAATATTCGGTAATCACCATGTTAAAATCACGCCGGGTAATTGCTTCATCAAAATCCCTTTGTTCGATAACATTTGTAAATTTGGAACTATGGAATTCCTTCTGCAATAAACGCATGATGAGTTCTCTATCAGCAGGATTGTCGTCTATAATGAGAAATTTCATAACTTGACTCGATAATGGATTTATGTACTTCATAACTATAGTGACGACTCAAGTTAGGATGCTTTGGCATCGACTCTTTTACTCGTTCCCAAACTCTGTTTGGGAACGAGTCTGGTTAAGAAACTTTGTTTCGAGTAAAAATATGGGTGTCCTTGAGGTTTGAATACCACAACATAACGACACAGAGGGGTTTCGTAGCAATTGTGTTCCCAAACAGAGTTTGGGAACAAGCAAAATTAAACACAAACAAACAAGTTTGTTCGTGCCACCCCAAATATCGCTTAAATAAAACGAAATTCTTCACCCGAACAACTCGGAAAAGACAAAATCCGAAGCACGAAATTCGTGAGTTAACCCTGTCAGGGTTCAAAACCCTGACAGGGTTTAATTTTACTCATAATTTTTGCTAAAAATATCAAAATTATCTTTGGAAGATACCACGCCTATACAACTAAATTAATCCCCTTAAATCCTCCCAGCCTTAGCAAAAGGGATTAAGGGGGATTTGTTTTCTTGAGATGTTGCAACTATTCTACGTTAAAAGGGGCTCCGATTGCTGAAAATTGCTGTGATACTGAACGACTGGAGAAACAGATTATACACAAAAAATGTTTATATTTATCTTATTATATCGGTATTGTAAACCAATACTTTAGATAAATTTTCCCGAAATCTGTGGAATGGTAAGCACGTTTGGAAGGGTCAGCCGTAACAGTTCACCACCGAGGTCGCAGAGAACCTAGGGATGCAGAGAGATAAATAAGCACTTCGGCAGCTTTTTTATGGCGCACCAGAGCGAAGAGTCTCTTCGCTTTACAACCACTGCTTTGAAATTCCTTGTCAAGTTTTCCTTTTACACTTCCGGCTCATTCGGGTTAGAATTTTTACCACCTGAATATGGCCTGGGCAAAAGATTTGCTGTGTATTTCTTCCCCAGGCTCATTCTCAATCTCGTATTCGAATTTAAATTCCAGATGCTCATTAAGATAGTAATTTATACCCAGGGCAACCCGGTCTGCCTCCTCCCCATCGGTAACATTACGGTTAGGATCTACGGAATCAAACCTCACGACTCCCTCCAGATATCGTAAATAATCTAAATTAAATGGGTATTTATAGGATGTCTGGAGGTAATAACCATTCCGGGAGTAATCGTCGCCATGTATTGTTTTCTGTTCCACATGACTGGTTATATACTCGCCGCGTACTTCCAGATTCCCCCTTTTAAACTGAATATCAGCCCCCAGAAAATCGATATCCAGTTTATTGTCCTCATCATATTTTCCCCGTGAATATGAACCTCCTATTTCCAGCCCTGGCAGACACTCATAACCGAGCCTTCCACCAATGGCCTTGTTACGGTTATTATCCCAGAGTTGTTGTACATCTTTTGGATCCGGTCCTTCAAGACCATTTGTTACGGCTATTTCGTATCTCAGCTTTGTGTCGTAAGGTAACGGCACAGTACCATGAAACATACCACCGATATCGGAATATGTTCCCGGTATAATCCTGATCGAGGGAAGGGGGCGGTCTACTAATTTATTGAAAGTTCCGGCTTCCACAAACCGTTCTATTCCCAGCGGAAATTTGAACTTTCCTATGTGAAATACCAGGAGTTTATCTATGATCTCGTAATCAAACTTAAATATTTCCAGGTCGTATTCTGTAAATCCTTCTTTGATCTCGAGCTCGGAATCAAACGATAACTTTTTTGATATCCGTTTCCCTGCCCAGAGGGTGAGTTCGTTCTCATCGAGAAATCTTGAGGATGGTTGTTGTGAGTCGTCATCCCGGCCTTTAACCGGAGAAGTAACACCAAAAAACCCGTGGAAGTCAAATCTTTTCCAGTCTTTTGGTATTTCTGTTTCCATCGAAACAGACTCAATGTTGAAATAGTAATCTTCAGGTAAAGCAGGCGTTTCTGCTTCCGACACGTTGCTTGAATTGGCTCTATCAGTTGCGGCCTTATTGTCCTGATCCATTGCGTAACACATAAGTGGTAGGAAAAGGATTATATATAAGACAAGCAAATTATATTTCATCAGAAATTTATAGGGAGAAAAGCCCATGCCATATCATTGTGCTGGGTCTGCCTCTCCTGTTTCAAAATAGGGGAACGCCTTTAAGAGCAAACCTTCTATTTCCCTTGTCAACGTGTCAAATTCCTTTGCATCGGGTTTTACCGACCCTGCTCCTAAAAAGCCCGTGCTTCCCAAAGTGTCCCGTGCCTTTACAAACCTGTTGTAGATACTTTCATGGAAACTGGTTTTGTGCCGAACATCGTAATCCCTCACGTTTCCTGCGAGCAGGATGGTATAATATTCCTCAGCAATTCTCAGTCTTACTTTGGAACGGACGAAGATTTCTAATTTTTCTTTACGGTTGTAATAAAACTTTTCACGAATGGCCAGAAAGATAAGGTTAGCCATTTGATTGGCCAGGGTTTGAAAATCCTGTTGTTCAACGGCACGATCGATCCGGGGTTTCAGGTCTATTTTAA
Encoded proteins:
- a CDS encoding sigma-54-dependent Fis family transcriptional regulator, with amino-acid sequence MSKRPNILFTDDEDTFRNIMAKELTRMGYNVTCCANGPETLRNMQERDFDVVILDMNMPMMNGIEILKKVKEMESTTEVIVLTGQGSIENAVQAIKLGAYDYLTKQCRLSELDALLQKALEKRQLNRENAHLRRLVKSVRETPVMIGNSIAMNAVYKMIDKVAPSDSIVLIQGESGTGKELIAQTLHLRSTRANKPFVVVNCATLQETLLESELFGHTKGAFTGATESRMGLFEAADGGTLFLDEIGELTVNTQAKLLRVVQSGEVRRIGDNKAITVDTRIIAATHKNLATEVKNGRFREDLYFRLNVITLSLPSLRERREDIPLLINYFLENFCRDMPKKKILPEALTAMTQYTWPGNVRELENTMERLVVLAEGENIAIEDLPENIRGISSSRNAIEGTEGTLSDVEKKYILKVLHEKRWNKTLAAEALGISLKTLYNKLKVYNIDL
- a CDS encoding lipid A biosynthesis protein, which gives rise to MTNLATHINAWIILGFIGQFLFGSRFFVQWIVSEKRGESIIPEVFWYLSMAGSAILLTYAIYRRDPVFIMGQCSGLFIYVRNIMLIYKKKRILATAAGKGFGLRKTFTE
- a CDS encoding glycosyltransferase produces the protein MNPDISIVIPVYNEVDNIEPLGRSIINKMRGKNYEVIFVNDGSTDGSTGKLNAWCASHTNFRTIHFKKNAGQTAAMDAGFKHAAGKYVVSMDADMQNDPADIPKLLEKLDTYDMVCGWRQKRNDPWIKRISSKVANFIRNKLSQEDIKDTGCSLKAYRKECFNRIKLYNGMHRFLPTLFKMEGFTVAEIVVNHYPRKFGKSKYGISNRAFRAFIDLLVVRWMKKRKLNYEVNND
- a CDS encoding diguanylate cyclase, with protein sequence MKYINPLSSQVMKFLIIDDNPADRELIMRLLQKEFHSSKFTNVIEQRDFDEAITRRDFNMVITEYCLSWTDGLWILKSIKERFPYIPVIMVTHTERKEIDAEGMKSGLSNIIHKKHLHLLPAAVRESVERVELLKRFERCCGVHATMRILAESTTLLEAIPKILQTICESLDWTLGEFWTMDNKTDKLRFIEVWHKPSVKVSAFETLRRQIVLSPGSGLPGSVYASRKPVWITDVVNDVNFHRAAIAAKEGLRGALGFPIMAGNEVLGVFVFLSREIQQMDEDLLMILTTIGSQIGQFIKQKQAEEALHHAQEKLEMQLRERTTAMAQSNEALRKKIIEHKMADEALRESEERFGKLAEKVRLIPWEADARTWKFTYIGPQAIEILGYAPETWYTANFWAEHIHPEDRKWAVNYCAEMSMLHENYEFEYRTLTADGQIVWLRDIVNVVRDEAGPKILRGFMIDITKRKRIEEELKALNESLEKRIEERTKELVKANEELQVKIAERKMIEDALYASEARYRDLFENSPVSLCEEDLSEVKTCIDSLRESGITDFRTYFDNHSEVIHTCAAKVKIIDVNKATLNMYKAKNKKQILRGLSQSFDKELFDVYKQAVIALAEGKTSFEAEVFTRTLMGSKNCMVLRLSISPGFEQTWARVVVSLTDITERKWIEDALKRRILLEKTIASISTRFVILSDFNNTIYKSLADAGRLSKAGRAYLFQFRDNGKIMDNTHEWCDEGVTPEIQNLQDLPTSMFPWFMENLRAGNVIHIPDVSKMPPERDFDKAFLEKQGIKSLLVLPVYADADLAGFLGFDNVVTAGPWHEEDITLLRIMSEIIGSAIARKRSEALITYMAYHDTLTSLPNRNLLKDRLQVAVVHAKRNKSMAAVMVLDLDNFKTINDTLGHHVGDLLLRAVAERLIRCVRESDTVARTGGDEFTVILYDLVHVEDAATVAQKFLDALYQPFQFEGHEVNITTSIGISLYPLDAEETESLVKNADIAMYLSKEHGKNTYRFYKSDMNTHV